Proteins from a single region of Trichoplusia ni isolate ovarian cell line Hi5 chromosome 3, tn1, whole genome shotgun sequence:
- the LOC113508907 gene encoding uncharacterized protein LOC113508907, translating into MQEEDEDASEISMTRMKADLPQKRRRAKKIKIPRRAPSVVIPERKIVYITADKTTCALCPCFPKEDPYAKPKKLKPCQKSPLTLYEIAASVVDQFPYPDHFSWTEEQVADWMADVVGLPQYQACILDNHINGRRLLRLEDPSVLPELNIHDWQHIKRITNEIRKIFTTDFIRFARSVGLPLRKPLTHCTWFKSQTGPTWGIRQNWERGDILRWMKIIMPEPLYLDHWDLVWYEKPDFPRLLLARIPQPEHREIIPQYKIVEDYCNEYVVPRKFRLQANIPDEMQMIWMEHRPGSPSHKPAKVKTVKIKKPKTPQENRLLPKKISLKGLAGKDLILARRQMPKPKFMKK; encoded by the exons atgCAAGAAGAGGATGAGGATGCCAGTGAAATATCAATG ACACGCATGAAAGCCGACCTTCCTCAAAAACGGCGTCGCGCTAAAAAGATAAAGATCCCACGACGCGCCCCATCCGTGGTCATACCAGAACGGAAGATAGTCTACATCACAGCTGACAAAACGACCTGCGCGCTCTGCCCGTGCTTCCCCAAGGAAGATCCCTATGCTAAACCCAA AAAATTGAAACCATGCCAGAAATCCCCTCTAACCCTATACGAGATCGCAGCATCGGTGGTCGACCAGTTTCCATACCCAGACCACTTCAGCTGGACCGAGGAGCAAGTCGCCGATTGGATGGCAGACGTCGTTGGATTGCCGCAATACCAG GCATGTATATTAGACAATCATATCAATGGAAGAAGACTCTTAAGATTAGAGGACCCGTCTGTTTTGCCCGAACTTAACATACACGATTGGCAGCACATTAAG AGAATAACGAATGAAATCCGTAAGATATTCACAACGGATTTCATCAGATTCGCTCGCAGTGTCGGCTTGCCGCTTCGGAAGCCACTGACCCACTGTACCTGGTTCAAATCCCAAACGGGACCGACTTGGGGGATACGCCAGAATTGGGAGAG AGGTGACATATTAAGATGGATGAAGATAATAATGCCGGAGCCGCTGTATCTAGACCACTGGGACTTGGTTTg GTATGAGAAGCCAGACTTCCCCCGACTCCTACTGGCTCGGATCCCTCAACCAGAACACCGGGAGATCATTCCGCAGTACAAGATTGTCGAGGATTACTGCAACGAATATGTG GTACCTCGTAAATTCCGCTTGCAAGCCAACATCCCGGATGAGATGCAAATGATCTGGATGGAGCACCGTCCCGGTTCCCCCTCTCACAAGCCGGCGAAGGTCAAAACCGTCAAGATCAAGAAGCCCAAAACTCCACAAGAGAACCGCCTTCTCCCGAAGAAGATCAGCTTGAAAGGCTTAGCCGGCAAGGACTTGATACTCGCCCGAAGACAGATGCCGAAACCGAAGTTTATGAAGAAGTGA